Below is a genomic region from Nymphalis io chromosome 16, ilAglIoxx1.1, whole genome shotgun sequence.
acctgggctgctactgaaaatttattgCAAGATAAACTCGACTTGGGTCGCCGGAGCCTCGGGATCTACAGGTTTTTAATATACCTGTTGATATAGACTgatgaatgaataaatagttATAGCGTGCCGTATACGATGAAATgttacatttatgtattttaaggaTACCTTTTCTTTGTACACATGTGAAGAAAACTTTAATGAATAAGGCGTATTACTCAATAAAgaattatatagatgataaaaatgtgttgagttagtattcgttgatttccatgcaaggtaaataataattcaattgtatttaattatctatataacttgATTGATGTTAAAGAGTAACTTCCGAGTTTtgtgccggttcttctcggtagaatctgcatTTTAAACCGCgggtaactttaaatttaatttaagcttacAAAATGACGATTGAGATCGCTTCACAATActtaaacaaagtatatttcGATTTGACTTCGtgagtatatatagtaaaatgtaataaaataaagctgccattgacaaataaaaaaaagaaacattcaaaaagttacaaaataatttttagttttttttttaatttacctacaTCGATGATCTAAATAATAGACGTATTTAGCttgatgttattattaattatcaaagtTCGTGATCATTTCAAGCGTTTCTCGTAGATAAAAAGAGttcgataaataattaattatgtcattagttaaatagttataaagAAACCAATTTAGTTTGGTTTCTTtatacctgccatgacatacttacctgccatgacatacggtgccgaaacgtggacactaactgcgggactagtccacaaattcaaagtcgctcagcgtgctatggagcgagctatgctcggagtatctttgaaggataagatcagaaatgagattatccggaaaagaaccggagtcaccgacatagcttgcaaaattagcaggctgaagtggcagtgggctggtcacgtatgtcgtaggaccgatggccgttggagcagacgagtcctagagtggagaccgcgaatcggcaagcgcagcgtagggcgccctccagccaggtggaccgacgaccttaagaaggtggcgggcaccaactggatgcggaaggcggaggacagggagctttggcgcaccttgggagaggcctatgttcagcagtggacaacgattggctgttgattgattgttgATTGAAAGAAACCAATttagtgtatgtgtgtgtatataccCGTATCGTTCGTGATAGCTAGCGTTGGATTACAGTGATTGATTgacaaatttatgtaataatgacATTACATTTCGTAACACATCCCAGTCTGGCTCTGTATATGCAGGACTTAGCCCCCATAGCCCCTAGGCACTTTGACAGACCAGTAATTCGGGATCTGTTTTGAGGGTGGCCACTAGTACCTACTTCGATTATCTACTATCGTTAAATGTTCTTTCTTAACTTCCAATAaactatatgttatattatttgaaaccCTGTAATCTAAGAAGgtgctaataaatataatattattattatcatctacTCTTTTTCTGCCTAGcattttcccggcctagtaacgccagggttccgctattattattatcatctacGTTGATTATAAAAGAGTATtcttgtttttttcttattttctttattataatgctCAACGACATGTATACACTCATTATTCTTCAACTTCGATCAACAAATTGATAATTTTCACTTGAAAATCGTTCACAAATCACCGCTACGTATCAATAGTTTGTAAGACAAACCGCGCGACAAgaatacaatttcaaatatttctacGTCTAATGGAATTTCcgtaaaagtattatttatattttagttgccGGGTAAAGGACTTCTCTGCAGCAAGAAATTACCGGATACAGTCCTATTCGGTGCTGAGATTGGTGAATTTGGAGCCGAAGGAATAATGATGACACCCGTTGAACCAATGAAGAAGTGGGCCGTGTCATATAGAGGACCAATGTGGTAggtattagtaattaaaaatagaagaaaatatccaagtttactttttttttcaaatattaaataataaaacctgaAACAAGAAagacttatttactttttaataatctgTTGCGTCTTAATAAGAGCAACGcctttaaatattgtttgtccTATGCCCTAATAATTATACACACATTTCTgacttgagaaaaaaaaaacaaaaaaaatggtgaGAAATCGAGTGatacattaatataagtattaggCACATGTACTGGAACATTCTACGccctcatatattttttattgttgtaataGCTAAAGCATTTCATAccgtttattatttaactaaaaataccATACACCCAGGTACCAAAATGACCCAAGCAAGGTGGTAGATGTCGAATTTAATGGCGAGTGGAACGCAACCAGCAACTACTTCGACTACGATTGTGATCTGCATCCGCCCGCTGTCATCCGATCCATCGCTAGAGAAAAATGGAGCAGGAAATACTTTGAATCACttaaaacgtaatatataaatactaaataataaaattgaatagttATCGTAAGAAATTCAAGTCAaacggaaataaaaacattaaagagCGTACACACCTCATGAGTTGCTCTTTAGTTCGTCAAAGTTTTTCATATACCATTTTTAATTAGGCCTTTCTTCTCCACATACCATCTGCATCGGGCCAGCGTCAATCTACAAGCTATAAATGGAATCCTAACTTTTCtaaaacattgtatttaaattttagggCTCACCAGTCTCACTATGAACAATTTGGTGAGATGAAATGCAAGTTCAAGATAGACAAGGATACTTTTGAATACACACTGCCGTCGTTCAGAGATCACAGTTTTGGTAAGATTTAAATGTAatctaataacaaaaaattcaaaatatgtaaaaacaagcgatcataaacaaacaaaatatataatttagcaaTTTGGACGTTATTGCAAAGATTACggattttaaaacttattacttGAGGTGTTTTTGTTTATGATCGCCAGATATTGATTCTCTGTTTTATACATTGTATGTGTAGTAtgttatgatataatatgaGATTTTCCTTGTCTTGAATAAATTACTAGTATATATTGTGGGTTAATATAAAGTCTACAGATATTTTCATCTTATATAGCAGTGTACCTAATTAAAGACAAAAGGAACACAACAACTCGGTTCCACAATTGTCAGCGCATTATCTCTAAGAATCAATTGTTAAGGTCAAACGTGGCGAGGTCCAGGTGACCAAATATaccttatttactatttatttatttttttatttatttataatagcacacttacaacatacatataaagcattgaaaaaattaatttataaaacaataatagtatatctaatatgcatgtcaattacaagtgtacatagcacttcaagattcatctaatcaaattcaaattaaaagtaacaaaaaatcttaattatttttaaaaaaatgtcaaaattaaataataaataatttcattattataataaaaaatcaatcggtgaaatcataattaaaaattattaaaagtattaattaaaactaatcatgcattttataataattaagtaacttatttctaaagattgagggagagtcacaaaaaatgtcaatgtctgAATTGATTTaatgatattgttatatttattacacaaccgtactaagggagcttgtttaccaatatgaGACTTTACGCtaggagtatgaaatattttgtgggtGTGAGTACTTCTGTGTGCCCTAGACGGAACTGATATCAGTATTCTTTCAATCAATTCTGAGTTGGTTAActtatagttaataatactATGCAGGAATTTAAGTTCTACCAATTCGCGCCCACTTCGAAgagaaatcatattaaattttgccaAACGTTCTTTGTATAACTGTCTGTGCGAAAAATCCTTTTCATGAAAAGCAACATGTTTCGTGAAGGCTCGTTGAATACTCTCAATACGCTTAGAGTGTACGTACTATTCTTTGCATACCTAGTTACGATGAATTAAACATTGAGTAAATTTTTTCACAAGCTTATGTGAAATTTATTCACaacttattataagaattatcgGATCCGttgcacgtgaatcttaaccgaagattgcgggatCGAATCCGGACAAgcgtcactgaattttcatgtgcttaattggacTTATAATTCCACTCGTGGTCTACGGTGAAGAAaattatcgtgaggaaaccggcacGTATCAGATAGACGGGAAAATCTGGCAAATTAATATGGCACAGGAACAGTGGTGGTAAAACTGCAACCCTTCTCTTCAAGGGGAGAGGAGTGCGTTGCTATGTGTAGCAGTGTAGCTAAGCGGTGTTTTGTCGCTTACAAGTGATTTTTATAGACACATTTTAGAATATCTTTCTTAATTGGAACTGAAATTTCAAATTGaacttaaattttttaagaTTCTGTTGGCTTTGCTATCTGGTGTTATTttatcatactaaattttaaataactgcTATACAAATATTGGCGTTGGTTAATAATAGAGAGCAAAAAGAATTATGTTAACATTACGCCGTGGAATCACAATTTAAACTGCtgatgttatattttgttaaaggtCAAAGACGAGATTGGACTCTAATGCATAGATATGCCTTTCATCATATCTTTCTGGAAGACGGTACTAATATCAGCGTTGGAGTTATTTGTCAACCCTCCACTGCCACCAGGTAAAACTTATTCCGAGTTTACTATTATATGTTCTTTTCGAACCTTAGTCTGTATATTCTACTGGCTATCCGTTTTCGGGGGTACAATAAGAGTATACATAACGcttatattgaaggacaaacatacaaagaaaaattcttGTTTTCTTTTGAGCACGACATTACAATCGGATTAGTAGTTTAGGAACGgaatagaaaacaaaaacacaaacattcaattttatttattaacaagatGAGTAACTACTGACTGCCTCATTTTAGTATGGAAGCAGGAGTGGTTGGTCTACCCAATGGAGATCTTTTACCTGTAAAGTGGGTAGACCTGAAACTGTACCAGCACGGAGAGGGTGGCACAGCACCCCGAGATTACGCTTTCAGAATACAAGCAGGAGATGAAGTGTACACTATTcaggtattataaatataaaaaattatgctatttaattattattataacgaaatTATTAGATAGTTTTATAACACCtctaaaaaatctatttaatataaaacgcaTGAAACTTGAGATAAATATCTTTATGAATGAAAATTTTCCCAAAAATTGCTAATTTTacagacaaattaaaataaaatactgcaaAAAATAACCTGCAATAATTTCTGTTACCATTTTCACAACTGTCTTGTACAAAATATCCGATGCTTTcgttacaataatttttttttcttcttcttcttcgtcgtgtcactcttgtcagagcggtcgcggtcgccatgaagtattataaattattcggcgcagatgttagtttttaatgattaaaaattcgtcaattttttaattttttttattacaaagtttTCCAATTTTCAGGTTTTGGTGGAATATGAAGCAATCCACTACGTTTCACAAGAGTGGGACGCGCGGATGGTGGAACGCTTTTGTAAATTCATCGTTAACGGCGTTCCTGGAAGAGGGGTCTCAGAGTTTCACTACCGGCACAAAGACGGCCGACCGGAGAGTGCAGCAAAGACCGATCCAGATTGGTTTAGAAAAATGTGTCATAAAATTTAGATACATTAATACACATGTCTGTGGAATACAGTTGGATTTATTTTGTTCTCAATTTTATGTTCTGGTTGCGATTGTATATTGttggattatttaaaataatttagtaattaaaaaaaaatagcagcgACCCTTTTTAACTGCCTAATATATGAAATGGCCGTTTAATCAAATACCAAGGCATTCAGAAAGTATATGTGACAGTCACAATGACGTGtatttgtgatttatttaataattaaatttagacaacctaattaaataaagtatttttttcacagtgtgttttttattatgttcaatATGAATGTtacgtaatatgtttttttattaaatgtatgtatatatttatgaatagaaAAATAACCTACCCTATTCTTGACATTGTAAGGTTGTTTTTAAGTAAGCTGAATTTAAGTTTAGTGATACAAATACGCCTGTTGCGCGGTTACAATTTCGTAATTTGAtagttttttcttcttttttacaCCTTAGTGTTCTTatgattaaaaatcaaaatattcgtTAATCAGTGAAACTCTTATGAATTTAAAAGCACTTTTCGTCATTGTTTCGAAATCGTCACGCTATaggcttaaattaaatttaagctaACAGCGGTTCGAAAACAAGATTCTATCaggaagaaccgacaagaaaacCAGTAAAGACTATTATCCACCAGttaaattgctttttatttttgttacatgcttattatgtaaaaaaaactaattatatgtatattctgcttaaaaataattatagctcgtttttgaaatttaaataatcttatattgaGTAATTTGCcttatctaatattttaaaaatattagataaggcaaaatttgaataaaaacgcTGAAAACGACCATGACAAAAGCCTTGGCAGCATTTTACGGTTACTCTTCCCGTTTCGCAACGATTCCACTGCGCTTTTACAATGTAAAAATGAATAAGCGTTTGTTGCAACACCGTCGATGGACATTGGTCCCTATTTCATCAACTGCGACCTTGATTGGTCGGTCAGGAGTTGTCCTTTCGCTGCTCCAATTATATCGCTAATCGAATTGACTAACTGCGGTCTACGAATGAGATAATTGCACACGCGCATCCCATAATGTATATTGGGTGATGTCAATCttcaatagaaaatattaaatattattgatttatataatgttttactttcttgtaaaaaagaaaaatttcgtTAACATAAGTTAATATTACCTATATCaacaatttttcaatatttggaTATatgagataataataaaatcgttaaaaCCATTTTAACAATTCATTTTCTATTACTaatgtatgaaattattttttgtctttaaaaaaattgatatcatttaaaacaaattttattattttaaaaacacacaaaatacgtaatattaaattattttcataaataagatATCACATaagaatatacttatatattgttACCGTTGCCAAAAAAACTAAGACAATATGAACTGGGGATTCCCTATGCCTGCTCACATTATACTTGAATTCTaccaaaatataactttatttgctTATTATCCAATAAGGTCATTTTAatggaattaataatattttgtaatcatttaccactataataaaatattcaacactTAT
It encodes:
- the LOC126774316 gene encoding uncharacterized protein LOC126774316 isoform X2, which gives rise to MSCCLITTFIFIILLVFFLRKKTPDAIFGIYSVPGKWYYLKYVVFSCLYYFRKYSKKNNGAGLEGHAGQGVRALANPSEMDRAQPLSEHAKLPGKGLLCSKKLPDTVLFGAEIGEFGAEGIMMTPVEPMKKWAVSYRGPMWYQNDPSKVVDVEFNGEWNATSNYFDYDCDLHPPAVIRSIAREKWSRKYFESLKTAHQSHYEQFGEMKCKFKIDKDTFEYTLPSFRDHSFGQRRDWTLMHRYAFHHIFLEDGTNISVGVICQPSTATSMEAGVVGLPNGDLLPVKWVDLKLYQHGEGGTAPRDYAFRIQAGDEVYTIQVLVEYEAIHYVSQEWDARMVERFCKFIVNGVPGRGVSEFHYRHKDGRPESAAKTDPDWFRKMCHKI
- the LOC126774316 gene encoding uncharacterized protein LOC126774316 isoform X1, which gives rise to MSCCLITTFIFIILLVFFLRKKTPDAIFGIYSVPGKWYYLKYVVFSCLYYFRKYSKKNNGAGLEGHAGQGVRALANPSEMDRAQPLSEHAKAFDAVFFISAMKNKKEDKGVYVISGCERRPMGMCNGLFYIGLPGKGLLCSKKLPDTVLFGAEIGEFGAEGIMMTPVEPMKKWAVSYRGPMWYQNDPSKVVDVEFNGEWNATSNYFDYDCDLHPPAVIRSIAREKWSRKYFESLKTAHQSHYEQFGEMKCKFKIDKDTFEYTLPSFRDHSFGQRRDWTLMHRYAFHHIFLEDGTNISVGVICQPSTATSMEAGVVGLPNGDLLPVKWVDLKLYQHGEGGTAPRDYAFRIQAGDEVYTIQVLVEYEAIHYVSQEWDARMVERFCKFIVNGVPGRGVSEFHYRHKDGRPESAAKTDPDWFRKMCHKI